From Doryrhamphus excisus isolate RoL2022-K1 chromosome 22, RoL_Dexc_1.0, whole genome shotgun sequence, one genomic window encodes:
- the epas1a gene encoding endothelial PAS domain-containing protein 1 isoform X5, which produces MRADKERRRTISREAARRRRRVESELFADLSRLLPLQSSIQAHLDKPSIIRLTVSYIRLKALLRGDGGVRLGCQDAMEEDEINIYLRMLGGFVMVLSSEGDMMFLSENVSKYLGLTQTELMGHNVLDFTHPCDHQEIKSNLRLSSEDFWCGAKRDFVVRIKSTSTLRVRSPNLKSATWKVLHCQGRAKACVGPASASCLLLTCQTLPISHTLLSTHTFGSQHSMDMRFTHCDHRVMTLLGYSPHELVGRSIYELCHTLDTNSLTKYHLNLYLKSQSVSGQYRMMVRGGGYVWVESHSAVVPGARPPKSRPCPPPPLCIICITYVLRYCMRMESLLWKACRNDDVLMLNVCICIVCACV; this is translated from the exons GACCATCAGTCGGGAGGCggcgaggaggaggcggcgggtGGAGTCAGAACTGTTTGCCGATTTATCCCGACTTCTTCCCCTCCAATCCTCGATCCAGGCTCACCTGGACAAGCCCTCCATCATCCGGCTGACCGTCAGCTACATCCGCCTCAAAGCGCTCCTCAGAG GAGATGGTGGCGTCCGTTTGGGTTGTCAAGATGCGATGGAGGAGGATGAGATCAACATCTATCTAAGGATGCTGGGGGGGTTTGTCATGGTTTTGTCGTCTGAGGGGGACATGATGTTCCTGTCTGAGAACGTCAGCAAGTACCTGGGCCTGACGCAG ACTGAATTGATGGGACACAATGTTCTTGACTTTACTCATCCGTGTGACCACCAGGAAATCAAAAGTAACCTCCGCCTATCctcag AAGATTTTTGGTGTGGTGCCAAGCGCGACTTTGTTGTGAGAATAAAAAGCACTTCGACTCTACGAGTGCGAAGCCCCAACCTCAAGTCAGCCACGTGGAAG GTGTTGCACTGCCAGGGGCGGGCCAAGGCGTGCGTTGGCCCAGCCTCCGCCTCTTGCCTGTTACTCACCTGTCAAACTCTGCCGATATCACACACGCTTCTCAGCACACACACCTTCGGCAGCCAGCACAGCATGGACATGAGGTTCACACACTGTGACCACAG AGTGATGACGCTTTTAGGTTACAGTCCTCATGAGCTGGTGGGACGCTCCATCTACGAGCTTTGTCACACACTGGACACCAACTCTTTGACCAAATATCACCTCAATT tgtaccTGAAGAGCCAGTCAGTCAGCGGTCAGTACAGGATGATGGTAAGAGGTGGCGGGTACGTGTGGGTGGAGAGCCACAGTGCCGTTGTCCCCGGGGCCAGACCCCCCAAATCCAGACCATGTCCCCCCCCGCCGCTCTGCATCATTTGTATCACTTATGTCCTCAGGTACTGTATGCGCATGGAGTCCTTATTATGGAAAGCTTGCAGAAATGATGATGTTTTAATGCtgaatgtatgtatttgtattgtgtgtgcgtgtgtgtga
- the epas1a gene encoding endothelial PAS domain-containing protein 1 isoform X3 produces the protein MRADKERRRTISREAARRRRRVESELFADLSRLLPLQSSIQAHLDKPSIIRLTVSYIRLKALLRDEVCVSNIEQCVRRGDGGVRLGCQDAMEEDEINIYLRMLGGFVMVLSSEGDMMFLSENVSKYLGLTQTELMGHNVLDFTHPCDHQEIKSNLRLSSEDFWCGAKRDFVVRIKSTSTLRVRSPNLKSATWKVLHCQGRAKACVGPASASCLLLTCQTLPISHTLLSTHTFGSQHSMDMRFTHCDHRVMTLLGYSPHELVGRSIYELCHTLDTNSLTKYHLNLYLKSQSVSGQYRMMVRGGGYVWVESHSAVVPGARPPKSRPCPPPPLCIICITYVLSGVEEPSLQLSLDQVVHHRTDPFSRQ, from the exons GACCATCAGTCGGGAGGCggcgaggaggaggcggcgggtGGAGTCAGAACTGTTTGCCGATTTATCCCGACTTCTTCCCCTCCAATCCTCGATCCAGGCTCACCTGGACAAGCCCTCCATCATCCGGCTGACCGTCAGCTACATCCGCCTCAAAGCGCTCCTCAGAG ATGAGGTCTGCGTGTCTAATATTGAACAATGTGTGAGGAGAGGAGATGGTGGCGTCCGTTTGGGTTGTCAAGATGCGATGGAGGAGGATGAGATCAACATCTATCTAAGGATGCTGGGGGGGTTTGTCATGGTTTTGTCGTCTGAGGGGGACATGATGTTCCTGTCTGAGAACGTCAGCAAGTACCTGGGCCTGACGCAG ACTGAATTGATGGGACACAATGTTCTTGACTTTACTCATCCGTGTGACCACCAGGAAATCAAAAGTAACCTCCGCCTATCctcag AAGATTTTTGGTGTGGTGCCAAGCGCGACTTTGTTGTGAGAATAAAAAGCACTTCGACTCTACGAGTGCGAAGCCCCAACCTCAAGTCAGCCACGTGGAAG GTGTTGCACTGCCAGGGGCGGGCCAAGGCGTGCGTTGGCCCAGCCTCCGCCTCTTGCCTGTTACTCACCTGTCAAACTCTGCCGATATCACACACGCTTCTCAGCACACACACCTTCGGCAGCCAGCACAGCATGGACATGAGGTTCACACACTGTGACCACAG AGTGATGACGCTTTTAGGTTACAGTCCTCATGAGCTGGTGGGACGCTCCATCTACGAGCTTTGTCACACACTGGACACCAACTCTTTGACCAAATATCACCTCAATT tgtaccTGAAGAGCCAGTCAGTCAGCGGTCAGTACAGGATGATGGTAAGAGGTGGCGGGTACGTGTGGGTGGAGAGCCACAGTGCCGTTGTCCCCGGGGCCAGACCCCCCAAATCCAGACCATGTCCCCCCCCGCCGCTCTGCATCATTTGTATCACTTATGTCCTCAG cGGTGTGGAGGAGCCGTCCCTGCAGCTCTCTTTAGACCAGGTCGTGCATCATAGAACTGATCCATTCAGCCGCCAGTAA
- the epas1a gene encoding endothelial PAS domain-containing protein 1 isoform X4 yields MRADKERRRTISREAARRRRRVESELFADLSRLLPLQSSIQAHLDKPSIIRLTVSYIRLKALLRDEVCVSNIEQCVRRGDGGVRLGCQDAMEEDEINIYLRMLGGFVMVLSSEGDMMFLSENVSKYLGLTQTELMGHNVLDFTHPCDHQEIKKDFWCGAKRDFVVRIKSTSTLRVRSPNLKSATWKVLHCQGRAKACVGPASASCLLLTCQTLPISHTLLSTHTFGSQHSMDMRFTHCDHRVMTLLGYSPHELVGRSIYELCHTLDTNSLTKYHLNLYLKSQSVSGQYRMMVRGGGYVWVESHSAVVPGARPPKSRPCPPPPLCIICITYVLRYCMRMESLLWKACRNDDVLMLNVCICIVCACV; encoded by the exons GACCATCAGTCGGGAGGCggcgaggaggaggcggcgggtGGAGTCAGAACTGTTTGCCGATTTATCCCGACTTCTTCCCCTCCAATCCTCGATCCAGGCTCACCTGGACAAGCCCTCCATCATCCGGCTGACCGTCAGCTACATCCGCCTCAAAGCGCTCCTCAGAG ATGAGGTCTGCGTGTCTAATATTGAACAATGTGTGAGGAGAGGAGATGGTGGCGTCCGTTTGGGTTGTCAAGATGCGATGGAGGAGGATGAGATCAACATCTATCTAAGGATGCTGGGGGGGTTTGTCATGGTTTTGTCGTCTGAGGGGGACATGATGTTCCTGTCTGAGAACGTCAGCAAGTACCTGGGCCTGACGCAG ACTGAATTGATGGGACACAATGTTCTTGACTTTACTCATCCGTGTGACCACCAGGAAATCAAAA AAGATTTTTGGTGTGGTGCCAAGCGCGACTTTGTTGTGAGAATAAAAAGCACTTCGACTCTACGAGTGCGAAGCCCCAACCTCAAGTCAGCCACGTGGAAG GTGTTGCACTGCCAGGGGCGGGCCAAGGCGTGCGTTGGCCCAGCCTCCGCCTCTTGCCTGTTACTCACCTGTCAAACTCTGCCGATATCACACACGCTTCTCAGCACACACACCTTCGGCAGCCAGCACAGCATGGACATGAGGTTCACACACTGTGACCACAG AGTGATGACGCTTTTAGGTTACAGTCCTCATGAGCTGGTGGGACGCTCCATCTACGAGCTTTGTCACACACTGGACACCAACTCTTTGACCAAATATCACCTCAATT tgtaccTGAAGAGCCAGTCAGTCAGCGGTCAGTACAGGATGATGGTAAGAGGTGGCGGGTACGTGTGGGTGGAGAGCCACAGTGCCGTTGTCCCCGGGGCCAGACCCCCCAAATCCAGACCATGTCCCCCCCCGCCGCTCTGCATCATTTGTATCACTTATGTCCTCAGGTACTGTATGCGCATGGAGTCCTTATTATGGAAAGCTTGCAGAAATGATGATGTTTTAATGCtgaatgtatgtatttgtattgtgtgtgcgtgtgtgtga
- the epas1a gene encoding endothelial PAS domain-containing protein 1 isoform X6, with amino-acid sequence MRADKERRRTISREAARRRRRVESELFADLSRLLPLQSSIQAHLDKPSIIRLTVSYIRLKALLRDEVCVSNIEQCVRRGDGGVRLGCQDAMEEDEINIYLRMLGGFVMVLSSEGDMMFLSENVSKYLGLTQTELMGHNVLDFTHPCDHQEIKSNLRLSSEDFWCGAKRDFVVRIKSTSTLRVRSPNLKSATWKVLHCQGRAKACVGPASASCLLLTCQTLPISHTLLSTHTFGSQHSMDMRFTHCDHRVMTLLGYSPHELVGRSIYELCHTLDTNSLTKYHLNLYLKSQSVSGQYRMMVRGGGYVWVESHSAVVPGARPPKSRPCPPPPLCIICITYVLSGAES; translated from the exons GACCATCAGTCGGGAGGCggcgaggaggaggcggcgggtGGAGTCAGAACTGTTTGCCGATTTATCCCGACTTCTTCCCCTCCAATCCTCGATCCAGGCTCACCTGGACAAGCCCTCCATCATCCGGCTGACCGTCAGCTACATCCGCCTCAAAGCGCTCCTCAGAG ATGAGGTCTGCGTGTCTAATATTGAACAATGTGTGAGGAGAGGAGATGGTGGCGTCCGTTTGGGTTGTCAAGATGCGATGGAGGAGGATGAGATCAACATCTATCTAAGGATGCTGGGGGGGTTTGTCATGGTTTTGTCGTCTGAGGGGGACATGATGTTCCTGTCTGAGAACGTCAGCAAGTACCTGGGCCTGACGCAG ACTGAATTGATGGGACACAATGTTCTTGACTTTACTCATCCGTGTGACCACCAGGAAATCAAAAGTAACCTCCGCCTATCctcag AAGATTTTTGGTGTGGTGCCAAGCGCGACTTTGTTGTGAGAATAAAAAGCACTTCGACTCTACGAGTGCGAAGCCCCAACCTCAAGTCAGCCACGTGGAAG GTGTTGCACTGCCAGGGGCGGGCCAAGGCGTGCGTTGGCCCAGCCTCCGCCTCTTGCCTGTTACTCACCTGTCAAACTCTGCCGATATCACACACGCTTCTCAGCACACACACCTTCGGCAGCCAGCACAGCATGGACATGAGGTTCACACACTGTGACCACAG AGTGATGACGCTTTTAGGTTACAGTCCTCATGAGCTGGTGGGACGCTCCATCTACGAGCTTTGTCACACACTGGACACCAACTCTTTGACCAAATATCACCTCAATT tgtaccTGAAGAGCCAGTCAGTCAGCGGTCAGTACAGGATGATGGTAAGAGGTGGCGGGTACGTGTGGGTGGAGAGCCACAGTGCCGTTGTCCCCGGGGCCAGACCCCCCAAATCCAGACCATGTCCCCCCCCGCCGCTCTGCATCATTTGTATCACTTATGTCCTCAG
- the epas1a gene encoding endothelial PAS domain-containing protein 1 isoform X1, with amino-acid sequence MRADKERRRTISREAARRRRRVESELFADLSRLLPLQSSIQAHLDKPSIIRLTVSYIRLKALLRDEVCVSNIEQCVRRGDGGVRLGCQDAMEEDEINIYLRMLGGFVMVLSSEGDMMFLSENVSKYLGLTQTELMGHNVLDFTHPCDHQEIKSNLRLSSEDFWCGAKRDFVVRIKSTSTLRVRSPNLKSATWKVLHCQGRAKACVGPASASCLLLTCQTLPISHTLLSTHTFGSQHSMDMRFTHCDHRVMTLLGYSPHELVGRSIYELCHTLDTNSLTKYHLNLYLKSQSVSGQYRMMVRGGGYVWVESHSAVVPGARPPKSRPCPPPPLCIICITYVLRYCMRMESLLWKACRNDDVLMLNVCICIVCACV; translated from the exons GACCATCAGTCGGGAGGCggcgaggaggaggcggcgggtGGAGTCAGAACTGTTTGCCGATTTATCCCGACTTCTTCCCCTCCAATCCTCGATCCAGGCTCACCTGGACAAGCCCTCCATCATCCGGCTGACCGTCAGCTACATCCGCCTCAAAGCGCTCCTCAGAG ATGAGGTCTGCGTGTCTAATATTGAACAATGTGTGAGGAGAGGAGATGGTGGCGTCCGTTTGGGTTGTCAAGATGCGATGGAGGAGGATGAGATCAACATCTATCTAAGGATGCTGGGGGGGTTTGTCATGGTTTTGTCGTCTGAGGGGGACATGATGTTCCTGTCTGAGAACGTCAGCAAGTACCTGGGCCTGACGCAG ACTGAATTGATGGGACACAATGTTCTTGACTTTACTCATCCGTGTGACCACCAGGAAATCAAAAGTAACCTCCGCCTATCctcag AAGATTTTTGGTGTGGTGCCAAGCGCGACTTTGTTGTGAGAATAAAAAGCACTTCGACTCTACGAGTGCGAAGCCCCAACCTCAAGTCAGCCACGTGGAAG GTGTTGCACTGCCAGGGGCGGGCCAAGGCGTGCGTTGGCCCAGCCTCCGCCTCTTGCCTGTTACTCACCTGTCAAACTCTGCCGATATCACACACGCTTCTCAGCACACACACCTTCGGCAGCCAGCACAGCATGGACATGAGGTTCACACACTGTGACCACAG AGTGATGACGCTTTTAGGTTACAGTCCTCATGAGCTGGTGGGACGCTCCATCTACGAGCTTTGTCACACACTGGACACCAACTCTTTGACCAAATATCACCTCAATT tgtaccTGAAGAGCCAGTCAGTCAGCGGTCAGTACAGGATGATGGTAAGAGGTGGCGGGTACGTGTGGGTGGAGAGCCACAGTGCCGTTGTCCCCGGGGCCAGACCCCCCAAATCCAGACCATGTCCCCCCCCGCCGCTCTGCATCATTTGTATCACTTATGTCCTCAGGTACTGTATGCGCATGGAGTCCTTATTATGGAAAGCTTGCAGAAATGATGATGTTTTAATGCtgaatgtatgtatttgtattgtgtgtgcgtgtgtgtga
- the epas1a gene encoding endothelial PAS domain-containing protein 1 isoform X2, producing the protein MRADKERRRTISREAARRRRRVESELFADLSRLLPLQSSIQAHLDKPSIIRLTVSYIRLKALLRDEVCVSNIEQCVRRGDGGVRLGCQDAMEEDEINIYLRMLGGFVMVLSSEGDMMFLSENVSKYLGLTQTELMGHNVLDFTHPCDHQEIKSNLRLSSDFWCGAKRDFVVRIKSTSTLRVRSPNLKSATWKVLHCQGRAKACVGPASASCLLLTCQTLPISHTLLSTHTFGSQHSMDMRFTHCDHRVMTLLGYSPHELVGRSIYELCHTLDTNSLTKYHLNLYLKSQSVSGQYRMMVRGGGYVWVESHSAVVPGARPPKSRPCPPPPLCIICITYVLRYCMRMESLLWKACRNDDVLMLNVCICIVCACV; encoded by the exons GACCATCAGTCGGGAGGCggcgaggaggaggcggcgggtGGAGTCAGAACTGTTTGCCGATTTATCCCGACTTCTTCCCCTCCAATCCTCGATCCAGGCTCACCTGGACAAGCCCTCCATCATCCGGCTGACCGTCAGCTACATCCGCCTCAAAGCGCTCCTCAGAG ATGAGGTCTGCGTGTCTAATATTGAACAATGTGTGAGGAGAGGAGATGGTGGCGTCCGTTTGGGTTGTCAAGATGCGATGGAGGAGGATGAGATCAACATCTATCTAAGGATGCTGGGGGGGTTTGTCATGGTTTTGTCGTCTGAGGGGGACATGATGTTCCTGTCTGAGAACGTCAGCAAGTACCTGGGCCTGACGCAG ACTGAATTGATGGGACACAATGTTCTTGACTTTACTCATCCGTGTGACCACCAGGAAATCAAAAGTAACCTCCGCCTATCctcag ATTTTTGGTGTGGTGCCAAGCGCGACTTTGTTGTGAGAATAAAAAGCACTTCGACTCTACGAGTGCGAAGCCCCAACCTCAAGTCAGCCACGTGGAAG GTGTTGCACTGCCAGGGGCGGGCCAAGGCGTGCGTTGGCCCAGCCTCCGCCTCTTGCCTGTTACTCACCTGTCAAACTCTGCCGATATCACACACGCTTCTCAGCACACACACCTTCGGCAGCCAGCACAGCATGGACATGAGGTTCACACACTGTGACCACAG AGTGATGACGCTTTTAGGTTACAGTCCTCATGAGCTGGTGGGACGCTCCATCTACGAGCTTTGTCACACACTGGACACCAACTCTTTGACCAAATATCACCTCAATT tgtaccTGAAGAGCCAGTCAGTCAGCGGTCAGTACAGGATGATGGTAAGAGGTGGCGGGTACGTGTGGGTGGAGAGCCACAGTGCCGTTGTCCCCGGGGCCAGACCCCCCAAATCCAGACCATGTCCCCCCCCGCCGCTCTGCATCATTTGTATCACTTATGTCCTCAGGTACTGTATGCGCATGGAGTCCTTATTATGGAAAGCTTGCAGAAATGATGATGTTTTAATGCtgaatgtatgtatttgtattgtgtgtgcgtgtgtgtga